One Thermosipho atlanticus DSM 15807 DNA window includes the following coding sequences:
- a CDS encoding NAD(P)H-dependent flavin oxidoreductase, with the protein MINNIPKLRIGDLKTKIPIIQGGMSVGISLSGLASAVANEGGIGVIGAAGIGMLEKDFETNFKEANQRALINEIRKARKLTNGIIGVNIMVALTDYYELLKTAIREKIDIAFLGAGLPLEIPIEELKKSNTKIGVIVSSKRAVDVIFKYWDKKYKIIPDAVVVEGPKAGGHLGFKKEQLFDPNFSLEKILLDVKKALEIYKNKYNKDIPVIAAGGIFNGADVYKFLKLGADGVQMATRFVATFECDASDEFKQTYINCKKEDIVIIDSPVGLPGRAIKNKFIELVTKGITKPVKCYWKCLKTCNFKKAPYCIAKALTNAKLGFLENGFAFAGENAYRINKITSVKKLIKELLNEFFLTAQNV; encoded by the coding sequence ATGATTAATAATATTCCAAAACTGCGTATTGGTGATTTAAAAACAAAAATTCCAATAATTCAGGGTGGAATGAGTGTGGGAATTTCCCTTTCTGGTCTCGCTTCTGCTGTTGCAAATGAAGGTGGAATTGGTGTAATTGGTGCCGCTGGTATTGGAATGCTAGAAAAAGATTTTGAAACTAACTTCAAGGAAGCAAATCAACGAGCCTTGATTAATGAAATAAGGAAAGCAAGAAAATTAACAAACGGAATAATAGGAGTAAATATTATGGTAGCACTCACAGATTATTACGAGCTTCTAAAAACAGCTATACGTGAAAAAATAGATATTGCATTTCTCGGTGCCGGACTTCCCCTGGAAATCCCAATTGAAGAACTTAAAAAGTCTAATACAAAAATTGGTGTAATAGTTTCCTCAAAAAGGGCTGTAGATGTAATTTTCAAATATTGGGACAAAAAGTATAAGATTATACCAGACGCAGTAGTAGTTGAAGGACCTAAAGCAGGTGGGCATCTTGGCTTTAAAAAAGAACAATTGTTTGATCCAAATTTTTCGCTAGAAAAAATTTTACTCGATGTTAAAAAAGCCTTGGAAATATACAAAAATAAATATAACAAAGACATTCCAGTAATAGCTGCTGGAGGTATTTTTAATGGGGCTGACGTATACAAATTTTTAAAATTAGGGGCCGATGGCGTGCAAATGGCTACAAGATTCGTTGCAACATTTGAATGTGACGCATCTGATGAATTTAAGCAAACATATATTAATTGCAAGAAAGAGGACATAGTGATAATTGATAGTCCTGTTGGACTTCCAGGTAGAGCTATTAAAAACAAATTTATAGAATTAGTAACAAAAGGAATTACCAAGCCTGTAAAATGCTACTGGAAATGTTTGAAAACCTGCAATTTTAAAAAAGCTCCTTATTGTATAGCAAAAGCATTGACCAATGCTAAACTTGGTTTTCTCGAAAACGGATTTGCTTTTGCTGGAGAAAATGCATATAGGATAAACAAAATAACTTCTGTAAAAAAATTAATAAAAGAATTATTAAATGAGTTCTTTTTGACTGCTCAAAATGTATAA
- a CDS encoding 23S rRNA (pseudouridine(1915)-N(3))-methyltransferase RlmH — protein MELEIIIPGKISKHLFDSYNFYVDKIKRFSKIKVNFVKLGGDLNKLPKSVVLKREAEEILKKLKGNDYVLIDLHGKMLNSIEFSKMLENYRLKGKIHFVIGGPLGIDEKIVNGALERISLSQLTFTHELALIILLEQIFRGFKIMNNENYHY, from the coding sequence ATGGAATTGGAGATAATTATTCCAGGTAAGATTTCTAAACACCTTTTCGATTCTTATAATTTTTATGTTGACAAAATAAAAAGGTTTTCAAAGATTAAAGTCAATTTTGTGAAATTAGGTGGAGATTTAAATAAATTGCCAAAAAGTGTGGTTTTAAAGAGAGAGGCAGAAGAAATCTTAAAAAAACTAAAAGGAAATGATTATGTTTTAATTGATTTACATGGGAAGATGTTAAATAGTATTGAGTTTTCGAAAATGTTAGAAAATTACAGATTAAAGGGAAAGATTCATTTTGTAATTGGTGGTCCATTGGGAATTGACGAAAAAATTGTTAACGGAGCATTAGAAAGAATTTCTTTGTCGCAGCTAACATTTACACATGAATTGGCTTTAATTATATTACTTGAACAAATATTTAGAGGTTTT
- a CDS encoding DUF501 domain-containing protein has product MEFLSDKALRKIVNKQLEVEATNFWKVAYFCIYNFPVVIESLPIKNGKPFPTIHYLTCPYLLKEISRLEEKGFIKYFEQKIENDEKFREKVFEAHIEVIEKRRKFFETVQELKRYELWKEKLLNVGTGGIRDWTKVKCLHLHTADYLSGIKNPIGEEVVKLIKKTTCNDRYCKKFLEE; this is encoded by the coding sequence ATGGAATTCCTTAGTGATAAAGCCTTAAGAAAAATTGTTAATAAACAACTTGAAGTAGAGGCAACTAATTTTTGGAAAGTTGCCTATTTTTGTATTTACAATTTTCCTGTAGTCATTGAAAGTTTACCAATTAAAAATGGTAAACCTTTTCCGACAATCCACTATTTAACTTGCCCTTATTTACTAAAAGAAATTTCCAGACTTGAAGAAAAGGGTTTTATAAAATATTTTGAGCAAAAAATTGAAAATGATGAAAAATTTAGAGAAAAAGTTTTTGAGGCTCATATTGAAGTAATAGAAAAAAGAAGAAAATTTTTTGAAACAGTGCAAGAGTTAAAACGATATGAATTGTGGAAAGAAAAACTTTTAAATGTTGGTACTGGAGGAATCCGAGATTGGACAAAGGTAAAATGTTTACATTTACATACGGCAGATTATCTTTCAGGTATAAAGAATCCCATAGGAGAAGAAGTTGTGAAGTTAATAAAAAAAACTACTTGTAATGACAGGTATTGTAAAAAATTTTTGGAGGAGTAA
- a CDS encoding peptidoglycan DD-metalloendopeptidase family protein, whose translation MKKYLFVIVVFVNCIVLGNFFIINYYLQPGDTIYTLSKKFSVSPSILIDWNNVDPYNLKIGQVIKIPQPEGIIYEVKQGDTLYDISLRFFTTIDAIKRANDLKNDYIFVGQKLFVPVKDIGLAFNVYDKNFIWPVFGRITSTYGWREHPIFHKRSFHTGVDIAAPEGTPIFSASDGVVEFAGEYGGYGLAVIVDYGKYKIIYGHMSRVSVYKGQTISKGELIGRVGSTGLSTGPHLHFEVRIGNKHTNPMVFLPSYNRMYVLKSDNVYLGGE comes from the coding sequence ATGAAAAAATATTTATTTGTTATAGTAGTTTTTGTAAATTGTATTGTTTTAGGCAATTTTTTTATAATTAACTATTATTTGCAACCCGGAGACACAATATATACCTTATCAAAAAAATTTTCTGTTTCTCCTTCTATTTTGATTGATTGGAATAATGTTGATCCTTATAATTTGAAAATTGGTCAAGTTATAAAGATTCCACAACCCGAGGGGATAATTTATGAGGTTAAGCAGGGAGATACGTTGTATGATATTTCTCTTAGATTTTTTACTACTATAGATGCAATAAAAAGGGCAAATGATTTAAAAAATGATTATATTTTTGTTGGGCAAAAATTATTTGTACCTGTAAAAGATATTGGTCTTGCATTTAATGTATATGATAAAAATTTTATATGGCCTGTTTTTGGTAGAATTACTTCTACGTATGGTTGGAGAGAACATCCTATATTTCATAAACGGTCCTTTCATACTGGAGTAGACATTGCTGCCCCTGAAGGAACTCCAATATTTTCGGCAAGTGATGGAGTTGTAGAGTTTGCTGGTGAATATGGCGGATATGGTTTGGCAGTTATTGTTGATTATGGTAAATATAAAATTATATATGGACATATGTCTAGAGTGTCGGTATATAAAGGTCAAACAATTTCAAAAGGAGAACTTATTGGGAGAGTAGGTTCAACAGGGTTGAGTACAGGTCCACATCTTCATTTTGAAGTTAGAATTGGCAACAAGCATACAAATCCCATGGTTTTTCTCCCGTCTTATAATAGAATGTACGTTTTGAAAAGTGATAATGTTTACCTTGGTGGTGAATAA
- a CDS encoding 50S ribosomal protein L11 methyltransferase, whose amino-acid sequence MASRIFYERVYRIEEDFEKISEELYDLEFSNFYSLENDEGKFLILVSDKPEELKYLEEKLTFSKEFVEQRKTNSEDWIKNIITKPFEYIKGVYVDPDHHDNINAEHVIRIVPGLAFGTGLHVTTKLAGEMLRKYLKPGMEVLDLGCGSGILSILAKKLGASKVLGVDNDKIAVEVARENVKLNNVENVEIRESNLLRNVTGKFDLIVSNILAEILIEALKDIKNYLKEDGIVILSGIIDSKLHLFENLNVIEHRRKAEWNSLVIKP is encoded by the coding sequence TTGGCTTCAAGAATTTTTTATGAAAGAGTTTATAGAATTGAAGAGGATTTTGAAAAAATTTCAGAAGAGTTGTATGATTTAGAATTTAGTAATTTTTATTCTTTAGAAAATGATGAAGGAAAGTTTTTAATTCTTGTTTCCGATAAGCCGGAAGAGTTGAAGTATTTGGAAGAGAAATTAACGTTTAGCAAAGAGTTTGTAGAACAAAGGAAAACTAATTCAGAAGATTGGATCAAGAACATTATTACTAAACCTTTTGAGTATATTAAGGGAGTATATGTAGATCCAGATCACCATGATAACATAAATGCAGAACATGTTATAAGAATAGTTCCTGGACTTGCATTTGGTACAGGACTTCATGTTACTACAAAACTGGCGGGTGAAATGCTAAGAAAATATTTGAAACCAGGTATGGAAGTGTTAGATTTAGGATGTGGGAGCGGAATATTGAGTATTTTGGCTAAAAAATTGGGTGCTTCTAAAGTGTTAGGAGTTGATAATGACAAAATTGCAGTCGAAGTTGCCAGAGAAAATGTAAAACTTAATAATGTGGAAAATGTCGAGATTAGAGAATCAAATTTATTAAGAAATGTGACCGGAAAATTTGATTTGATTGTATCAAATATTTTAGCCGAAATTTTGATAGAAGCGCTAAAAGATATTAAAAATTATTTAAAAGAAGATGGAATAGTAATTTTATCCGGTATTATTGATTCGAAACTCCATCTTTTTGAGAATTTGAATGTAATAGAACATCGGAGGAAAGCTGAATGGAATTCCTTAGTGATAAAGCCTTAA
- a CDS encoding HD domain-containing phosphohydrolase, producing MENMETCFKSIPEWYLYDMFFQLCKEVFPDLAIHSLDVAKISALIMKRINNNTEDIQQTFIAGFFHDLGFAFMRETIPMDRITVTFDPEGYYVFNTLPNFDNMADKVHYALISFKALNYTKVPRLSEEYLLAILHHHNPIKDNSKPKVSLISNILFIADKISLAIRAGQFSNINENVCYLKKLINKFNLKQIVLDAVNDLLSNLEDMAHIFSNQHPEKFFKLFALEQRRISLDIATNFFEIIAALIDFRSLFTYRHSSSIAALARDLTFRITESKYDALLMYTAGLLHDLGKIKTPLKILHHPGKLPTCEMFIMKQHIVFTRLLLEKYSELNEIVSISAAHHERLDGSGYPYGFTESQLPILAQLLQVVDIFVALTEERPYRNKIPTTKAFEILDKMVENRKINKMIVNILKEMINEGYSFENVTFLSKILTKDELNSLLSNKIK from the coding sequence ATGGAAAATATGGAAACTTGTTTTAAATCTATTCCAGAGTGGTATTTGTACGATATGTTTTTCCAACTGTGTAAAGAGGTTTTTCCCGATTTAGCTATCCATAGTCTTGACGTTGCAAAGATTTCAGCGCTTATCATGAAAAGAATTAATAACAATACCGAAGATATTCAACAAACATTTATAGCCGGTTTTTTTCATGATTTAGGATTTGCATTTATGAGAGAAACAATACCAATGGATAGAATAACGGTAACTTTTGATCCTGAAGGTTATTATGTCTTCAATACCTTACCCAATTTTGACAATATGGCTGATAAAGTACATTATGCACTTATCTCATTTAAAGCTTTAAATTACACAAAAGTTCCAAGACTTTCTGAAGAATATTTGCTGGCTATTCTTCACCACCATAACCCAATTAAAGACAATTCAAAGCCTAAAGTATCTCTCATTTCTAACATTTTATTTATTGCTGACAAAATTAGTCTTGCAATAAGAGCTGGACAATTTTCAAATATAAATGAAAATGTATGCTATTTAAAAAAGTTAATAAATAAGTTTAATTTAAAACAAATAGTCCTAGACGCAGTTAATGATTTACTGAGCAATCTCGAAGATATGGCACACATATTCAGCAATCAACATCCAGAAAAATTCTTTAAATTATTTGCACTTGAACAGAGAAGAATTTCTCTTGATATAGCTACAAATTTTTTTGAAATTATTGCTGCATTAATAGACTTCAGATCACTATTTACATATAGGCATTCTTCATCAATTGCTGCACTTGCACGAGATCTGACATTTAGAATTACAGAATCAAAGTATGATGCTCTTCTCATGTACACTGCTGGTCTTCTTCATGATCTTGGAAAAATTAAAACTCCACTAAAAATTTTACACCATCCAGGAAAACTACCCACTTGTGAAATGTTTATAATGAAACAACATATTGTATTTACACGACTACTCCTTGAAAAATACTCTGAATTAAATGAAATTGTGAGTATCAGTGCAGCTCATCATGAAAGGTTAGATGGTTCCGGGTATCCATACGGTTTTACAGAAAGTCAACTTCCTATATTAGCTCAACTACTTCAAGTAGTTGATATCTTTGTTGCACTAACAGAAGAAAGGCCATACAGAAACAAAATTCCAACTACTAAAGCATTTGAAATTTTGGATAAAATGGTCGAAAATAGGAAAATAAATAAAATGATTGTCAATATATTAAAAGAGATGATAAACGAAGGATACTCTTTTGAAAATGTTACTTTTTTATCAAAGATACTCACAAAAGACGAGTTAAACAGTTTATTATCAAACAAAATTAAATAA
- a CDS encoding lysine 5,6-aminomutase subunit alpha TIM-barrel domain-containing protein, translating to MLTKTIHTPFMFDRYLAIKTAKYIFKHTRNLGDEILFKNYSKKSKTKNTRKKLLKMTCLKL from the coding sequence ATGTTGACAAAAACAATTCACACTCCATTTATGTTTGATAGATATTTGGCAATCAAAACAGCAAAATATATTTTCAAACACACAAGAAATCTTGGAGATGAAATACTTTTTAAAAATTATTCAAAAAAGAGCAAAACAAAAAATACTCGAAAAAAATTGTTAAAAATGACTTGTTTAAAACTTTAG
- a CDS encoding MFS transporter: protein MRGYFHKYHVFSNIFSILAYLLSSFINSTAARMNLSYSIIGAINFVGATSYVVGSLSFGHIGDKFGHKKFIFISTIIFSIFIIISLQFSGIVFLFFLAIVSNLFFGSFYPQIEGLIAKSESSLKIDHSKITMRFNLSWSSGNILGMAFGPFLTVKTPYLIFWYGILLNLISSFIIWRDYNKNGDKIHFIPARKLINEKLIIDFPNIRKYRRAYRLTLFFSGLLYTSILSLFPKVISLSGISLSFTGFIIVFANIAVFFVFIVLGKINIWAGRPKISFLFLLVLPITSVLMFLKMTPVLFVILSFLGGMCYAIPYTFAIFYGLSSQENDQGKQGGFHEATIGMLFGFGPLIGGFFLDIFQNMYGLGIMGIILSIIVTVIQIKFIKSLNL, encoded by the coding sequence TTGAGAGGTTATTTTCATAAATATCATGTTTTCTCAAATATATTTTCAATTTTAGCTTACCTTTTATCCTCATTTATAAATTCAACTGCTGCAAGGATGAATTTATCGTATTCCATAATTGGTGCTATAAATTTTGTTGGTGCCACATCGTATGTTGTTGGAAGTTTAAGTTTTGGGCATATTGGAGATAAATTTGGGCATAAAAAATTCATATTTATATCGACTATTATTTTTTCAATTTTCATTATTATTTCCCTACAATTTTCTGGTATTGTATTTTTGTTTTTTCTAGCCATAGTTTCCAACCTTTTTTTTGGAAGTTTTTATCCTCAAATAGAGGGATTAATTGCTAAAAGTGAAAGTTCCTTGAAAATAGATCATTCTAAAATTACAATGAGGTTTAATCTTTCATGGAGCTCTGGAAATATTTTAGGAATGGCTTTTGGGCCTTTTTTGACTGTAAAAACCCCCTATTTGATATTTTGGTATGGAATTCTTTTAAATTTAATCTCAAGTTTTATTATTTGGCGAGATTATAATAAAAATGGAGATAAGATTCATTTTATCCCAGCTCGCAAATTGATAAATGAAAAACTGATAATCGATTTTCCCAATATAAGAAAATATAGAAGAGCTTATAGATTAACTTTATTTTTTTCGGGACTTTTATATACTTCAATATTATCTTTATTCCCAAAAGTTATAAGTCTGTCAGGTATTTCCCTGAGTTTCACAGGTTTTATAATAGTTTTTGCAAATATAGCAGTGTTTTTTGTCTTTATTGTACTTGGAAAAATCAATATATGGGCAGGAAGACCAAAAATTTCATTTTTGTTTTTGTTAGTTTTGCCAATAACATCAGTCTTGATGTTTTTAAAAATGACGCCAGTTTTGTTTGTCATTTTATCGTTCCTGGGTGGAATGTGCTATGCTATTCCATACACATTTGCCATATTTTATGGTCTAAGTTCGCAGGAAAACGACCAAGGAAAACAAGGAGGGTTTCACGAAGCAACGATTGGAATGCTTTTTGGATTTGGACCACTGATTGGAGGATTTTTTTTAGATATTTTTCAAAATATGTATGGTTTAGGTATTATGGGAATAATTTTATCCATTATTGTTACAGTAATACAAATAAAATTTATTAAAAGTTTAAATCTATGA